In Geopsychrobacter electrodiphilus DSM 16401, a single window of DNA contains:
- a CDS encoding ferritin-like domain-containing protein produces the protein MFENVDVQEAIKRSIQTEKYARDFYLLCAKHMKNLEACRTFELLAAEEVEHAKTFYDIYQGDDLPDFAEYMKLESAPDSDWLTDLERALMEGLNERKAMELALDKELKLEKALRTLVEKISDEAVRAVFISNADSTHQHYELIESEYARLMRMVHETDMDTYVRE, from the coding sequence ATGTTTGAAAATGTCGATGTGCAAGAGGCGATAAAACGCTCTATTCAAACAGAAAAGTACGCCCGGGACTTTTACCTGCTGTGCGCAAAGCACATGAAAAACCTAGAGGCATGCAGAACCTTCGAACTATTGGCAGCTGAAGAAGTCGAGCACGCCAAAACGTTCTATGACATCTACCAGGGAGACGATCTCCCCGATTTTGCAGAGTACATGAAACTCGAATCCGCGCCGGACAGCGACTGGTTAACTGACCTGGAAAGAGCGCTGATGGAGGGCCTCAACGAACGGAAGGCGATGGAACTTGCCCTGGACAAGGAACTGAAATTAGAGAAGGCATTACGGACTCTGGTTGAAAAAATTTCCGATGAGGCCGTGCGTGCTGTCTTTATCAGCAACGCCGACTCAACTCATCAACATTACGAATTGATCGAGTCGGAGTATGCACGTCTTATGAGGATGGTGCATGAAACCGACATGGACACCTACGTACGCGAATGA
- a CDS encoding ABC transporter ATP-binding protein: MSGKGIRIEGLKKRYGRGDTAVDALKGVDMQVAPGEVVGLVGPSGSGKSTLLKCLGAVIEPTAGRMILGDEVIYDGGWKVKDLRALRRDRIGFIFQAPYLIPFLDVTDNVALLPMLAGRPNGESRMRAIELFKALDVEHRAKAMPPQLSGGEQQRVAIARGLVNRPPVILADEPTAPLDSERALAVIRILNDMARKFETAIIVVTHDEKIMPTFKRIYHIRDGVTYEEAGEGRSFE; the protein is encoded by the coding sequence ATGTCTGGCAAAGGGATTCGTATCGAAGGGTTGAAAAAACGCTATGGTCGCGGTGACACCGCCGTCGATGCCCTAAAAGGCGTGGACATGCAGGTCGCCCCAGGTGAAGTTGTCGGGCTGGTCGGACCTTCGGGGTCCGGCAAGAGCACCTTGCTCAAGTGCTTGGGCGCGGTGATCGAACCAACTGCCGGTCGGATGATTCTCGGCGACGAGGTGATCTATGACGGCGGTTGGAAGGTGAAAGACTTGCGGGCCCTACGGCGTGACCGCATCGGCTTTATTTTTCAGGCGCCCTATCTCATCCCCTTTCTCGATGTCACCGATAACGTCGCCCTGCTGCCGATGCTCGCCGGGAGACCTAACGGCGAGTCGCGCATGCGGGCAATCGAACTGTTCAAAGCGCTCGATGTGGAGCATCGCGCCAAGGCGATGCCCCCGCAGCTTTCCGGCGGAGAACAGCAACGGGTGGCGATTGCCCGCGGGCTGGTCAATCGCCCACCGGTGATCCTTGCCGATGAACCGACCGCGCCCCTCGACAGCGAACGGGCGCTGGCGGTGATTCGGATTCTGAACGATATGGCGCGCAAATTCGAGACTGCGATCATCGTCGTCACCCATGACGAAAAGATCATGCCGACCTTCAAGCGGATCTATCACATCCGCGATGGCGTGACCTACGAAGAAGCCGGCGAAGGTCGAAGTTTCGAGTGA
- a CDS encoding NAD(P)/FAD-dependent oxidoreductase, whose product MKKQQYEKLRHIVVVGAGYGGITAVLRLAKKLRHQNEVQIHLVDKNSYHLLKTQLHEAAVGKREVAIPIEHLLRRRRILFHLEKVKSIDPDQQIIHFQKGHLAFDFLVLALGSKTNFYGIPGLKEHAFTLETLTDAQRIHEHIARNCALAASEPESKRRKNLLRFIVGGGGLTGVEVAAEFADLVVKCTIDYRVSLADAEIVLIEAGQHLVPHLGEALSAKISKELSAKGVSIMSGTKVLALTADAVTLSSNMTLETKTFVWTGGVHIADIFQDKKIKTGRLGRIRVDACLRAENYPFIYAIGDNALAMNPETGQPVPTAAQFALQQGRLVADNIYAYITGKSCKPYAPRVIGEVVSLGGHLAVGWMALPLLKKITFVGFLGSLIKAAIQRKHILLLRKESRNWSMR is encoded by the coding sequence TTGAAAAAACAGCAATATGAAAAACTTAGGCATATTGTTGTCGTTGGCGCAGGGTACGGTGGCATTACCGCCGTTTTGCGACTGGCAAAGAAACTGCGACACCAGAATGAAGTTCAAATTCACCTGGTCGACAAGAATAGCTACCACTTGCTAAAAACTCAGTTACACGAAGCGGCAGTGGGAAAAAGGGAGGTCGCCATCCCAATTGAACACCTGCTCCGCAGGCGGAGAATACTTTTCCATCTGGAAAAGGTCAAAAGCATAGATCCCGATCAGCAAATTATCCACTTTCAGAAGGGTCATCTGGCCTTCGACTTTCTTGTTCTGGCTCTTGGGAGTAAGACAAACTTCTATGGAATTCCCGGGTTAAAGGAACATGCGTTCACTCTCGAAACATTAACCGATGCGCAAAGAATTCATGAGCATATCGCTAGGAACTGTGCACTGGCAGCATCAGAACCTGAAAGCAAACGACGCAAAAACCTGCTGCGATTCATAGTTGGAGGCGGAGGACTTACCGGAGTGGAAGTTGCTGCCGAGTTCGCAGATCTCGTAGTGAAATGCACCATCGATTACAGAGTGAGCCTCGCCGATGCTGAGATCGTCCTGATTGAGGCAGGACAGCATTTGGTACCGCATTTAGGTGAAGCGCTTTCAGCAAAAATCAGCAAAGAGTTATCCGCAAAAGGGGTAAGTATAATGTCCGGGACAAAAGTACTGGCCCTGACTGCGGACGCTGTTACTCTGTCCTCAAACATGACCCTGGAGACCAAGACGTTTGTCTGGACAGGAGGAGTTCACATTGCTGATATTTTCCAGGATAAAAAAATAAAAACTGGCCGCTTGGGCAGGATTCGGGTTGATGCCTGTCTTCGTGCTGAGAATTATCCCTTTATTTACGCCATCGGGGACAATGCTCTGGCCATGAATCCGGAAACTGGCCAGCCTGTCCCTACGGCCGCACAGTTTGCATTGCAACAAGGAAGACTGGTTGCCGATAACATCTACGCCTATATCACAGGGAAGAGCTGTAAACCCTATGCACCTCGGGTCATCGGTGAGGTCGTCAGCTTGGGTGGTCATCTCGCCGTCGGCTGGATGGCCCTTCCTTTGCTGAAAAAAATCACTTTTGTCGGTTTCTTGGGAAGCCTGATAAAAGCAGCCATCCAAAGAAAGCACATCCTGTTGTTGCGGAAAGAAAGCCGCAACTGGAGCATGCGCTAA
- a CDS encoding ABC transporter permease gives MISLAGRDIMHAWGKFVFTGVGLGLLIGVTLSMAGIYRGMVDDGKALLDNSRADLWVVQQGTLGPYAEPSSIYDNAWRGIRAMPGVAQTANVTYLTMQVRQGERDVRSMVTGITAGDPGTPGWPPYLVAGRQITRGHYEAVADIATGFKLGDRLQIRRNHYRVVGLTRRMVSSGGDPMVFIPLKDAQEAQFLKDNDAILQQRRRTVANPNFNRPQVPGLLEAVIGLQSTNAYVNAVLVQVAAGHDSDEVAQSIRRWKRLTVYTRSQMEEILIGKLIATSAKQIAMFLVILSIVSAAIVAFIIYTLTLGKIREIAVLKLIGTRNRTIAAMIMQQSVALGVIGFVVGKISATLLMAPIFPKYVLLEPVDSVIGFVAVVVICILASIFAIRAALKVDPAEAIGG, from the coding sequence ATGATCAGCCTGGCTGGCCGTGACATCATGCACGCCTGGGGCAAGTTCGTCTTTACCGGCGTGGGTCTTGGGCTGCTTATCGGCGTGACACTGTCGATGGCGGGCATTTACCGCGGCATGGTGGATGACGGCAAAGCGTTGCTCGACAACAGCCGTGCAGATCTCTGGGTAGTGCAACAGGGCACCCTCGGTCCCTACGCCGAACCATCGAGCATCTACGATAATGCATGGCGCGGCATCCGCGCCATGCCGGGGGTAGCGCAAACGGCCAATGTCACCTATCTCACCATGCAGGTGCGCCAGGGCGAACGCGACGTGCGGTCGATGGTCACCGGCATTACGGCCGGCGATCCCGGCACCCCCGGCTGGCCGCCATATCTCGTCGCCGGAAGGCAGATCACCCGTGGCCATTACGAAGCGGTGGCCGATATCGCCACCGGCTTCAAGCTAGGTGATCGTCTGCAGATCCGTCGCAACCACTACAGAGTGGTCGGCCTGACCCGAAGGATGGTCTCTTCCGGCGGCGATCCGATGGTCTTTATTCCACTCAAGGATGCTCAGGAAGCCCAGTTTCTCAAAGACAATGACGCCATTTTGCAGCAGCGCCGCCGCACAGTCGCCAACCCAAACTTCAATCGGCCGCAGGTCCCGGGACTGCTCGAAGCTGTCATCGGATTGCAAAGCACCAACGCTTACGTCAACGCCGTTTTGGTGCAGGTTGCAGCAGGTCATGACTCCGACGAGGTGGCGCAATCAATCCGGCGCTGGAAGCGGCTGACGGTTTATACCCGCAGCCAGATGGAGGAGATCCTCATCGGTAAACTGATCGCCACTTCGGCGAAACAGATCGCCATGTTTCTGGTTATACTTTCGATTGTCAGCGCGGCCATTGTCGCCTTCATCATCTACACCCTGACCCTCGGCAAGATCCGGGAGATCGCGGTGCTTAAACTGATCGGCACCCGCAATCGCACCATTGCCGCCATGATCATGCAGCAGTCGGTCGCCCTGGGGGTGATCGGATTTGTGGTCGGCAAGATTTCGGCCACCTTGCTGATGGCGCCAATCTTTCCCAAATACGTGCTGTTGGAACCGGTCGACTCGGTGATCGGCTTCGTCGCCGTGGTGGTGATCTGCATTCTCGCAAGCATCTTCGCAATTCGCGCTGCCCTCAAGGTCGATCCGGCCGAGGCCATTGGAGGCTAA
- a CDS encoding DUF488 domain-containing protein, whose protein sequence is MLIRLKRAYDPPEDTDGLRILVDRLWPRGISKEKLRLDGWEKALAPSSTLRKWFAHEPNKWEAFRHFYFEELNGHGEEATNLLSRAEHSRLTLIYAARDVRHNHGIVLKEFLEKMVKDRNK, encoded by the coding sequence ATGCTGATTCGTCTGAAAAGAGCCTACGACCCGCCTGAAGACACTGATGGATTGCGAATTCTGGTTGATCGCCTTTGGCCGCGGGGAATCAGCAAGGAAAAACTGAGACTTGACGGTTGGGAGAAAGCTCTTGCCCCCAGCAGCACACTGCGCAAGTGGTTCGCTCACGAACCGAACAAATGGGAAGCGTTCAGGCATTTCTACTTCGAAGAACTGAATGGCCACGGCGAAGAGGCGACGAACCTGCTCTCTCGAGCAGAGCACTCCAGATTGACTCTAATTTATGCGGCCAGAGATGTGCGGCATAACCACGGCATAGTGCTTAAGGAATTTCTGGAGAAGATGGTTAAGGACCGCAACAAATAG
- a CDS encoding acyl-CoA dehydrogenase, giving the protein MVLILLLLLVLFFVLAYFRAPLRIWSLAWLIASGSISYLTCGPTTQTLGLVAGSLILVGIINFTPLRLNLLSRPLFIIFKRMLPPLSDTEREALESGTVGWDGELFSGRPDWHELFSLPVLSLTEAEQDFLEGPVEELCRMLDDWQIVAQDKDLPPAVWQFLKEQRFFGMIIPLQYGGHGFSALAHSAVIMKISSRSITAAVTAMVPNSLGPAELLLQYGTEAQKDFYLPRLARGEEVPCFALTGPEAGSDAAAMPDRGIVCRGDFAGEEIIGIRLNWEKRYITLGPVATLLGLAFKLSDPDHLLGDKEELGITLALIPTDTQGITIGSRHDPLGIPFQNGPNWGKDVFIPLDWIIGGTERAGQGWRMLMESLGVGRSISLPALSTGAGKLACRATGGYARIRRQFRVPIGRMEGVEEALTRIAGLTYQMEAARVLTCAAVDRGEKPTVLSAIVKYNLTERMRKVINDAMDVQGGSGICLGPRNYLARAYQSIPIGITVEGANILTRTLIIFGQGAIRSHPYVLKEMQAVSNPDPGVGLRQFDQSFFAHFGFTISTAVRALWSGLTGGLLLKVPDDPCRRQLQKTTRLSSAFVLTADTAMLILGGTLKRKEKLSGRLADILSNLYLISAVVKQFADRGHPVEEKPLVDWACAESFRAIDTAFLGFFRNFPNRPIAWLLRLATFPLGIRASAPSDQLGHQVAKLLMEPGATRDRLTHGIFVPLELNEPLGRIEDALPKVIAAEAAEKKIRQGYNRGELPRQNEPNLAAATAAGIISAAEQELIIAAEAARREVIRVDDFPQEA; this is encoded by the coding sequence ATGGTTCTGATCCTTTTGCTCCTTTTAGTGCTGTTTTTTGTTCTGGCCTATTTTCGAGCTCCATTACGAATCTGGTCTCTCGCATGGCTCATCGCATCTGGTTCGATCAGTTATCTAACGTGCGGACCGACGACGCAGACACTTGGCCTGGTCGCCGGGTCGCTGATCCTGGTAGGAATCATAAATTTCACTCCTCTGCGATTGAATCTGCTCAGCCGCCCCCTGTTCATCATCTTCAAACGCATGTTGCCCCCACTGTCGGATACCGAACGCGAGGCTCTGGAGTCAGGTACCGTCGGCTGGGATGGCGAACTTTTTAGCGGCAGACCCGACTGGCATGAACTTTTTTCCCTGCCCGTCCTCTCACTGACCGAAGCGGAGCAGGATTTTCTGGAAGGACCGGTCGAAGAACTCTGCCGGATGCTCGACGACTGGCAAATTGTCGCCCAGGACAAGGACCTTCCGCCCGCAGTCTGGCAATTTCTCAAGGAGCAGCGCTTCTTCGGCATGATCATCCCGCTGCAGTATGGCGGCCACGGCTTTTCCGCCTTGGCTCACTCGGCGGTGATCATGAAAATTTCCAGCCGAAGCATCACCGCAGCGGTTACAGCGATGGTTCCGAACTCGCTCGGGCCGGCAGAGCTGCTGCTCCAGTATGGAACCGAAGCGCAAAAGGATTTTTACCTGCCACGCCTGGCCCGGGGAGAAGAGGTCCCCTGCTTTGCCCTAACCGGCCCCGAAGCAGGGAGTGATGCGGCGGCGATGCCTGACCGTGGGATTGTTTGCCGGGGGGATTTTGCGGGGGAAGAGATCATCGGAATCCGCCTGAACTGGGAAAAACGCTACATCACCCTGGGACCGGTGGCCACCCTGCTCGGGCTGGCCTTCAAGCTTTCCGACCCGGACCATCTGCTGGGAGACAAAGAGGAACTCGGCATTACTCTGGCTTTAATCCCGACGGACACCCAGGGCATCACCATCGGCAGTCGACACGATCCCCTCGGCATCCCTTTCCAGAACGGGCCCAACTGGGGCAAGGACGTCTTCATCCCCCTCGACTGGATTATCGGCGGCACCGAACGCGCTGGTCAGGGTTGGCGGATGTTGATGGAAAGTCTCGGGGTCGGTCGCTCTATCTCGCTGCCGGCACTGAGCACTGGTGCGGGTAAATTGGCCTGCCGTGCCACCGGCGGCTACGCCCGCATCCGCCGCCAATTTCGCGTGCCGATCGGCCGGATGGAAGGGGTCGAGGAAGCCCTGACACGCATTGCTGGCCTGACCTACCAGATGGAAGCCGCCCGCGTTCTGACCTGTGCCGCAGTAGATCGTGGCGAGAAGCCGACGGTTCTCTCGGCAATCGTCAAATACAACCTAACTGAACGCATGCGCAAGGTTATTAATGACGCTATGGACGTACAAGGGGGCAGCGGGATCTGCCTCGGGCCACGCAACTATCTGGCCCGTGCCTATCAGTCGATCCCCATCGGCATTACCGTTGAAGGAGCCAATATCCTGACGCGCACCCTGATCATCTTCGGCCAGGGCGCGATCCGCAGCCACCCTTATGTTCTCAAGGAGATGCAGGCGGTCTCCAACCCGGATCCTGGCGTCGGGTTGCGCCAGTTCGATCAATCATTCTTTGCCCATTTTGGCTTCACCATCAGCACCGCAGTGCGTGCGCTCTGGTCGGGTTTGACCGGCGGCTTGCTGCTGAAGGTTCCGGACGATCCTTGCCGTCGCCAACTCCAAAAAACCACCCGGCTCAGCAGTGCCTTTGTGTTGACAGCCGACACGGCAATGCTGATTTTAGGTGGAACCCTCAAACGCAAGGAGAAGCTTTCCGGGCGCCTGGCGGACATCCTGTCCAACCTGTATCTGATCTCGGCGGTGGTGAAACAGTTTGCCGATCGAGGGCATCCCGTTGAAGAAAAGCCGTTGGTCGACTGGGCCTGTGCCGAAAGCTTCCGTGCCATAGATACTGCTTTCCTCGGATTCTTCCGCAACTTCCCCAACCGGCCGATCGCCTGGCTGCTGCGGCTGGCAACCTTTCCCCTCGGCATCCGTGCATCCGCTCCAAGCGATCAACTCGGCCACCAGGTCGCCAAGCTGCTTATGGAGCCCGGTGCAACGCGAGATCGCTTGACGCATGGAATTTTTGTCCCGCTTGAACTGAACGAACCGCTGGGCCGCATCGAGGATGCTCTCCCCAAGGTGATCGCCGCCGAAGCGGCCGAAAAGAAAATTCGCCAGGGATACAACCGTGGAGAACTCCCCAGGCAGAATGAACCAAACCTGGCCGCAGCCACGGCGGCCGGGATTATATCTGCGGCAGAGCAAGAGCTGATAATTGCAGCCGAAGCGGCGCGGCGCGAAGTGATCCGTGTCGATGATTTTCCGCAGGAGGCTTAG
- a CDS encoding TetR/AcrR family transcriptional regulator has protein sequence MNIRKKNLPAAERRAVTVKVVVELAAEQNPSDITTAAIAKRMGLTQGALFRHFPNKDAILQTVMEWVSERLLSRVDKAVQAAPSPLAALEAMFLAHVEFVVEHPGVPRMLFGELQRAEETGPKRMVQTLIQRYGERLRRLLEEGKTRGELDAHLDTEASAILFIGTVQGLVMQSLLAGDIGRIRHDAPRVFAIYHRGIRRVQ, from the coding sequence ATGAATATCCGAAAAAAAAATCTCCCAGCGGCGGAACGCCGAGCGGTGACGGTCAAGGTGGTGGTCGAGCTGGCTGCAGAGCAAAACCCCAGCGATATCACTACCGCGGCAATTGCCAAGCGCATGGGCCTGACCCAAGGCGCCCTGTTTCGCCACTTTCCTAACAAAGACGCAATTCTGCAGACCGTGATGGAGTGGGTGTCTGAGCGGTTGCTGTCCCGGGTGGATAAGGCGGTGCAGGCGGCGCCGTCACCGCTTGCCGCGCTGGAAGCCATGTTCCTGGCCCACGTGGAGTTTGTCGTCGAGCATCCCGGGGTTCCCCGCATGCTCTTTGGTGAATTGCAGCGCGCTGAGGAGACGGGTCCCAAGCGCATGGTGCAGACGCTCATCCAGCGTTATGGAGAGCGATTGAGGCGTTTGCTCGAGGAAGGCAAGACACGCGGCGAACTGGATGCCCATCTTGACACCGAAGCTTCGGCCATCCTCTTCATCGGCACAGTCCAGGGGTTGGTAATGCAATCGCTGTTGGCTGGCGATATCGGCCGCATCCGTCATGACGCGCCGCGGGTCTTTGCCATCTATCATCGCGGTATCAGGAGAGTGCAATGA
- a CDS encoding c-type heme family protein: MKWFHDLKINTKLNLILSALLIGLFLLTGLLTYRDQRAMLLNVALEHARSIATQVIETRNYMAEVVRDEPEKNYALIPEAVATGVAKRLTSGGPYYVRQISERYRNPNNRPDTYEAAQLKVFSGSTAKETYQTTRHEGKQVFRYFREMVAEEPCLRCHGAYEKAPNFVQERFPPGHPSYNYKLGEIIGAVSVSVPLTELFGGLGNNLFHELLSRLVILLLVFSAVAILIKRFITNPVKLASATMCQVAKTGSLSERISVSASRDEIGELFTSFNEMMETLNRTEIQRQESEDRYRNLVESAAAGIVTFLANGKIVISNHLAESFFAVSKQELLGQTIFDFFEKGEMLKQKIVDHAPEDNSAWTGEAIKDRIRSRNSQLIDVEVTLILASATDHVPMYTVLITERA, translated from the coding sequence ATGAAATGGTTTCATGACTTGAAAATCAACACCAAGCTGAACTTGATCCTTTCGGCTCTACTAATCGGCCTCTTTTTACTGACCGGTCTGTTGACCTACCGAGATCAACGGGCCATGCTCCTGAATGTGGCTTTGGAGCATGCACGCAGCATCGCCACCCAGGTCATCGAAACCAGAAATTACATGGCCGAGGTGGTTCGCGATGAACCGGAAAAAAACTATGCCCTGATTCCCGAAGCGGTCGCAACGGGAGTTGCCAAAAGGTTAACCAGCGGCGGTCCTTATTATGTGCGACAAATCTCGGAAAGATATCGCAACCCGAACAATCGGCCAGATACCTATGAGGCGGCTCAATTAAAGGTGTTTTCCGGGAGTACGGCAAAAGAAACCTACCAGACAACTAGGCACGAGGGAAAACAGGTATTTCGCTATTTTCGCGAAATGGTGGCGGAAGAGCCCTGTTTGCGTTGCCATGGAGCCTATGAAAAAGCACCAAATTTTGTGCAGGAGCGGTTCCCCCCTGGACACCCCTCTTACAATTACAAACTTGGTGAAATTATTGGGGCCGTTTCGGTCAGTGTCCCGCTGACAGAGCTGTTCGGTGGCCTCGGCAATAACCTGTTTCATGAGCTTCTTTCTCGCCTCGTAATACTGCTGCTGGTTTTTTCTGCAGTAGCCATATTGATCAAGAGGTTCATCACCAATCCGGTCAAACTTGCTTCGGCCACTATGTGCCAGGTTGCCAAGACTGGCAGTCTTTCGGAAAGAATTTCCGTCAGCGCTTCAAGGGATGAAATTGGCGAACTCTTCACCAGTTTCAATGAAATGATGGAAACCCTGAATCGTACTGAAATTCAGCGACAGGAATCTGAAGATCGCTACCGCAACCTGGTTGAGTCGGCAGCGGCGGGTATTGTTACTTTCCTGGCAAACGGCAAGATTGTCATATCAAACCATCTGGCAGAGAGTTTCTTCGCGGTGTCTAAACAGGAACTTCTTGGTCAGACCATTTTTGACTTTTTTGAAAAAGGCGAAATGCTGAAACAGAAGATTGTCGATCATGCTCCAGAAGACAACAGCGCTTGGACAGGTGAAGCCATTAAGGACAGAATCCGCAGCAGGAACAGTCAACTGATTGACGTGGAAGTGACGTTGATCCTGGCGTCAGCAACCGACCATGTCCCAATGTATACCGTCCTGATAACGGAGAGAGCATAG
- a CDS encoding efflux RND transporter periplasmic adaptor subunit, with product MRFPIQKRTLAILVVLLPLLALFVYVALRSGPLAPVPVTVTRVENQSIAPALFGIGTVEARYTFKIGPTFAGRIKRLDVQVGDRVKAGQLLGEMDPVDLDQRIRAQDAALKRAAAQLSEAQARQAYAQTQARRYAELLAARSTSEEILSGKKHELQVAEAGLNAAREESVRVRAERDALIAQLKNLSLIAPVDGLVTLRNAEPGTTLVAGQSVVELIDPQNLWVNVRFDQINARGLSANLAAQIVLRTQARAVQGSILRVEPLADAVTEEILAKVEFDQIPETLPAVGELAEVTVALPALAAAPVIPNAAIQRIAGQLGVWQVASGDLHFTTVTLGAADLEGHVQISEGLEVGDQVVVYSAKTLTPRSSIDVVEQIPGVPR from the coding sequence ATGAGATTCCCTATCCAGAAACGCACCTTGGCCATACTGGTCGTGCTGTTACCCCTGCTGGCTCTCTTTGTCTATGTCGCCCTTCGTTCGGGGCCGCTCGCACCGGTTCCGGTGACGGTGACCAGGGTGGAAAACCAATCGATTGCGCCGGCACTCTTCGGTATCGGCACGGTCGAGGCCCGCTACACCTTCAAGATCGGTCCCACCTTCGCCGGGCGGATCAAGCGCCTGGATGTTCAGGTAGGGGATCGGGTCAAGGCCGGGCAGCTCCTCGGCGAAATGGACCCGGTGGATCTCGACCAGCGCATCCGGGCTCAGGATGCCGCACTTAAGCGCGCCGCGGCCCAACTGAGTGAGGCTCAAGCCCGTCAGGCTTACGCACAAACACAGGCCCGACGTTATGCAGAGTTGCTTGCAGCACGCTCGACCAGCGAAGAGATCCTTAGCGGCAAGAAACATGAGCTGCAGGTCGCTGAGGCTGGTCTGAATGCGGCACGTGAAGAATCAGTCCGTGTCCGCGCTGAACGTGACGCTTTGATCGCGCAGCTAAAGAACCTCTCCCTTATCGCCCCGGTTGACGGCCTGGTGACCCTACGTAATGCAGAGCCAGGGACCACCCTGGTGGCTGGCCAATCGGTGGTGGAGCTGATCGACCCGCAGAACCTGTGGGTCAATGTACGCTTCGATCAGATTAATGCCCGGGGGCTGAGCGCCAACCTCGCGGCTCAAATCGTCTTACGCACGCAGGCGAGAGCAGTCCAAGGCAGCATCCTGCGGGTGGAACCCCTGGCTGACGCGGTGACCGAGGAAATACTCGCCAAGGTGGAGTTCGACCAGATCCCCGAAACGCTGCCAGCAGTCGGAGAACTGGCCGAGGTGACCGTTGCCTTGCCGGCGCTTGCGGCTGCACCGGTCATCCCCAATGCAGCCATTCAGCGCATCGCCGGTCAGTTGGGTGTCTGGCAGGTCGCAAGTGGCGATCTGCACTTCACAACCGTCACCTTGGGTGCCGCCGATCTGGAGGGTCATGTCCAGATAAGCGAAGGGCTGGAAGTCGGTGATCAGGTGGTCGTCTACAGCGCAAAAACCTTAACTCCGCGCAGCAGTATCGATGTGGTTGAGCAGATCCCAGGGGTGCCGCGATGA